From Melitaea cinxia chromosome 23, ilMelCinx1.1, whole genome shotgun sequence, the proteins below share one genomic window:
- the LOC123665276 gene encoding aminopeptidase N-like: protein MGRFTALCMLAVVQLSSQYLLPGDVAPSHYELRFAYDIDPASNFSFFGIADILVTAKKNTQKIVLHAQDFVVDDEKVSVTGASESPKVTGVKLNDTFNFLTISLDKELKENENYTITIPFYGNLVKGLDGAYISSYQNKKSKEIEYLISTQFEAISARKGFPCFDEPNYKATFTINIGHHKDYNAVSNMPLMSSSGTNSLEDYWPWETIGKKFKKSQSNFVWDQFHKSVPMSTYLVAYVVSKFSYVESSPELSSTKFRIWARKDAIGQTSYAAQIGPKVLSYFEKWFNIPYPLPKQDMFAIPDFSSGAMENWGLITYRENALLYDKDESSFFNKERIAEVIAHELAHQWFGNLVTMKWWSDLWLNEGFATFIASIGVNAVEKTWHADVNYGVENILAVLSLDALESSHPVSVPLENPTKISEIFDIISYRKGSTVIRMMLMFLGEDVFRMALHNYLTKYSYSNAEKDDLWDELTAVNRQYGGLSRNVTVKEVMDTWTTQTGYPLLTVNRDYSDQSLTMTQKRYLSLGMDRSDSSWWVPLSVLCEGEPTPQEVQWLGKGEGVTAEHRFEHGAQPDQWVLFNYNMIAPYRINYDERNWKLLAAALNSDSFENIPVEGRVQLLSDAFALAWNNKLDYGITMQLASYLKRETIYLPFYTGLAALGKIENVLRRTSDFGAFQKFMRRLLTDIFHKSGGLAVKKILNGDDLTSVKLQVTTSLWACNVKVPGCEENAMQMFQQWMDTDNPDENNPTPVDLRRPVYCVALRRGGVREWRFALARLRASNVATARDTLLHALACTRDVWLLAQYLEWTITEGSEIRLQDAGSVIMAVTRSDVGFYVARDFIYNRIGDIFKAFRDQERRIGGIVKTLLAQFTIEKELDEFMSWKEKNEKYLSGANITVAQGIESARVNIDWLKKNRKLVVDKLREFSV from the exons GTGACAGCAAAGAAAAATACACAGAAGATCGTGCTCCACGCTCAAGACTTCGTAGTAGACGATGAGAAAGTATCGGTAACTGGCGCGAGCGAGTCTCCGAAAGTGACTGGAGTCAAACTAAACGACACCTTCAACTTCCTGACGATATCACTGGATAAGGAATTGAAGGAAAATGAGAACTACACCATTACGATACCGTTCTACGGAAACCTTGTTAAAGGTTTGGACGGAGCGTATATTAGTTCCTATCAGAATAAAAAGAGCAAGGAAATCGA GTACTTGATATCAACCCAGTTCGAAGCTATATCAGCTCGTAAGGGATTCCCATGCTTCGACGAGCCTAACTACAAAGCAACTTTCACCATTAACATCGGCCACCACAAGGACTACAACGCCGTATCCAACATGCCCTTGATGAGTTCAAGTGGTACCAA TTCTCTGGAGGATTACTGGCCATGGGAGACTATCGGGAAAAAGTTTAA AAAATCCCAATCGAACTTCGTATGGGATCAATTCCACAAATCCGTACCGATGTCAACCTACCTGGTGGCTTACGTTGTATCCAAGTTTTCGTACGTGGAAAGTTCACCAGAACTTTCCAGCACTAAGTTCAGAATATGGGCGAGGAAGGATGCTATTGGTCAG aCTTCATACGCTGCCCAAATCGGTCCCAAAGTGCTGTCTTACTTCGAAAAATGGTTCAACATCCCGTACCCACTTCCGAAGCAAGATATGTTCGCCATCCCGGACTTCTCGTCGGGTGCTATGGAAAACTGGGGACTCATTACTTACAGAGAAAATGCCTTATTGTACGATAAAGATGAATCGTCTTTCTTTAACAAGGAGAGGATCGCTGAA GTAATAGCCCACGAACTTGCCCACCAGTGGTTCGGTAACCTGGTGACCATGAAATGGTGGTCAGATCTGTGGCTGAACGAGGGTTTCGCAACCTTTATAGCTTCGATCGGTGTAAATGCAGTGGAAAAGACCTGGCATGCCGATGTCAACTACGGTGTAGAAAACATTCTGGCTGTTTTGAGTTTGGATGCTTTGGAATCTTCTCATCCT GTATCAGTTCCACTAGAGAACCCGACTAAGATATCGGAGATCTTCGACATAATCTCGTACCGCAAGGGCTCAACTGTTATCCGAATGATGCTCATGTTCCTCGGGGAAGATGTCTTCCGGATGGCATTGCATAA TTACCTGACTAAGTACTCGTACTCGAACGCGGAGAAAGATGACCTGTGGGACGAGCTAACAGCTGTTAACAGACAGTACGGCGGTCTGAGCAGGAACGTGACCGTCAAGGAGGTTATGGACACGTGGACCACACAGACTGGGTACCCGCTGCTCACCGTCAATAGGGACTACAGTGACCAATCGCTCACCATGACACAG AAACGCTACCTGTCTCTGGGTATGGACCGATCTGACTCGTCCTGGTGGGTGCCACTGAGCGTGCTATGTGAGGGCGAGCCTACCCCTCAAGAGGTTCAGTGGCTAGGCAAGGGGGAGGGGGTGACGGCCGAGCACAGGTTCGAGCACGGTGCCCAACCAGACCAGTGGGTGCTGTTCAACTATAATATGATTG CACCTTACCGTATCAACTACGACGAACGTAACTGGAAGCTACTGGCGGCCGCATTGAACAGTGACTCGTTCGAAAACATTCCGGTGGAGGGGCGGGTTCAACTCCTATCGGATGCATTCGCACTTGCTTGGAACAACAAACTGGACTACGGCATTACTATGCA GCTAGCAAGCTACCTGAAGCGCGAGACCATCTACCTGCCGTTTTATACCGGTCTCGCGGCGCTCGGAAAGATCGAGAATGTGCTGAGAAGGACATCAGACTTTGGAGCCTTCCAGAAGTTCATGAGGAGACTTCTGACAGACATCTTCCACAAGTCCGGGGGACTGGCTGTCAAGAAAATCTTGAATGGAGACGACTTAACCAGCGTTAAGTTGCAG GTGACGACGAGTTTATGGGCGTGCAATGTTAAGGTCCCCGGTTGTGAGGAGAACGCCATGCAGATGTTCCAGCAGTGGATGGACACGGACAACCCCGATGAGAACAACCC CACGCCCGTGGACCTGCGGCGGCCGGTGTACTGCGTGGCGCtgcggcgcggcggcgtgcgcgAGTGGCGGTTCGCGCTGGCGCGGCTGCGCGCCTCCAACGTGGCCACGGCGCGCGACACGCTGCTGCACGCGCTCGCCTGCACCAGGGACGTCTGGCTGCTGGCGCA ATACCTAGAGTGGACTATAACGGAAGGATCAGAGATTCGACTTCAGGACGCCGGAAGTGTCATAATGGCGGTCACTCGCTCCGATGTGGGATTCTATGTTGCTAGAGACTTCATATACAACAGGATTGGGGATATTTTTAAAGc TTTCCGCGATCAAGAACGTCGTATCGGTGGCATCGTGAAGACTTTGTTAGCCCAGTTCACCATTGAGAAGGAACTTGATGag TTCATGTCATGGAAAGAGAAAAACGAGAAATACCTGTCCGGTGCGAATATAACCGTCGCTCAGGGTATTGAGAGCGCTCGCGTGAACATCGACTGGCTCAAGAAGAACAGGAAGCTAGTGGTCGACAAGCTGAGGGAATTCTCCGTGTAA